The Chloroflexi bacterium ADurb.Bin180 genome has a window encoding:
- a CDS encoding hypothetical protein (N utilization substance protein B homolog), translating to MKIRRQARILALQALFEVDSVNHPVEAVLAQRLEDKPLPPDGEVFARALVLGVLEHQSELDKLIAAIASDWPLEQMAIIDRNILRMAIHEITLDEQTPTKVAINEAVELAKLFGSESSRRFVNGVLGTLVSQQSQPARSKPRSASRRKAQNDSPSKEST from the coding sequence GTGAAGATCAGGCGTCAGGCGCGAATTCTCGCCCTGCAAGCACTTTTCGAAGTTGATAGCGTGAATCACCCGGTAGAGGCAGTCCTGGCACAGCGGTTGGAGGACAAACCCCTCCCGCCCGACGGCGAGGTTTTCGCCAGGGCGCTGGTGCTGGGCGTACTCGAGCACCAGTCGGAGCTGGACAAACTCATTGCTGCCATTGCCTCCGACTGGCCGTTGGAGCAGATGGCCATCATCGACCGCAACATCCTGCGCATGGCCATCCACGAAATCACCCTCGATGAGCAGACTCCGACCAAAGTGGCCATCAATGAGGCTGTGGAGCTGGCTAAACTCTTCGGGAGTGAAAGCTCGCGCCGCTTTGTCAACGGGGTTCTGGGCACGCTTGTTTCGCAGCAGAGTCAGCCGGCTCGCTCCAAACCGCGCAGTGCCTCGCGCCGGAAAGCCCAGAACGACTCACCAAGCAAGGAAAGCACGTAA
- the tatC2 gene encoding Sec-independent protein translocase protein TatCy — translation MANQGQMSIMEHLDELRSRLLKSIIALAITTSLSFAVTEKLMAYLIAPAGIKPVFLRPTEMFVTYFKVALMAGAVLAMPFLVYQLVQYIWPGLQKSERRYVGIVVPGATVSFVAGVAFTYYIALPFALRYLVSFGGNLVEAQWAIGEYISFVTSLLFWSGVVFETPLLMFFLARLGVVTPKFLSSNRRYAIIIIAVVAAVVTPTPDPFNMGVVMVPLLAMYEIGIILAKIAYRERQQKARVKAGADGQQP, via the coding sequence ATGGCCAACCAAGGGCAAATGTCAATCATGGAGCACCTGGACGAACTCAGATCCAGGCTGCTCAAGAGCATTATCGCCTTAGCGATTACCACTTCTCTGTCTTTCGCCGTTACTGAAAAGCTGATGGCATACCTCATCGCCCCGGCAGGGATCAAGCCGGTCTTTTTGCGACCGACAGAGATGTTCGTCACCTACTTCAAGGTGGCCCTGATGGCCGGCGCAGTCCTGGCGATGCCATTTCTGGTGTACCAGTTGGTTCAGTACATTTGGCCCGGCTTGCAGAAGAGCGAACGCAGGTACGTTGGGATTGTTGTGCCGGGAGCCACGGTGTCTTTTGTCGCCGGCGTAGCTTTTACCTACTACATCGCTTTGCCCTTTGCCTTGCGCTACCTCGTGTCTTTCGGTGGTAACCTGGTCGAGGCACAGTGGGCCATTGGCGAGTACATTTCGTTCGTCACCAGCCTGCTGTTCTGGTCGGGCGTGGTGTTTGAAACGCCGCTGCTGATGTTCTTCCTGGCCCGCCTGGGCGTCGTGACACCCAAGTTCCTGAGCAGCAATCGCCGCTACGCCATCATTATCATCGCCGTTGTGGCAGCAGTAGTCACGCCAACTCCTGACCCCTTCAATATGGGCGTCGTGATGGTGCCGCTGCTGGCGATGTACGAAATCGGCATCATCCTGGCCAAGATCGCCTACCGCGAGCGCCAGCAAAAAGCCCGCGTCAAAGCTGGGGCAGACGGACAGCAGCCGTGA
- the pta_2 gene encoding Phosphate acetyltransferase, with product MTVLRSYDEMLQAAAQAGPVPVVIAAAHEHEVLLAASEAQSRGIVRATLVGDKSAIQRMAREHRLDLAGMPIVDEPDHRAAANRAMEIVASGEARVAVKGQVQTPVFLHAALRREAGLRTERLVTHVGVFEVPGFDRLLFITDGGVVLFPTLEQKVEIVSNAIAVARGLGVSTPRVALLAAADEVLDELPVTVEIATIVALQERWQAEGAIVGGPFLLDTAVSPDIARARQRGGRVAGQAEVLVGPDVQSVNTMAKGITYFAGGRMAGLVVGARVPLVVGSRADPPRTRLVCIAAGALLAARTLAS from the coding sequence GTGACGGTCCTCCGCAGCTATGACGAAATGCTACAGGCAGCAGCGCAGGCGGGACCGGTCCCGGTTGTGATCGCCGCAGCCCACGAGCACGAGGTACTCCTTGCCGCCAGTGAGGCCCAGTCTCGCGGCATCGTGCGCGCTACGCTCGTGGGAGACAAGTCAGCCATCCAGCGAATGGCCCGCGAGCACCGTCTGGATCTCGCTGGCATGCCCATTGTCGACGAGCCGGACCACCGCGCTGCGGCCAACAGGGCAATGGAGATCGTGGCCTCTGGCGAGGCCAGGGTCGCCGTGAAGGGACAGGTGCAGACGCCGGTTTTCCTGCACGCCGCACTGCGGCGTGAGGCCGGGCTGCGCACGGAGCGACTCGTCACCCACGTCGGCGTCTTTGAGGTTCCAGGGTTCGACCGGCTGCTGTTCATCACCGATGGCGGCGTGGTGCTCTTTCCCACCCTGGAGCAGAAAGTAGAGATCGTAAGCAACGCCATCGCCGTTGCGCGCGGTCTGGGCGTGTCCACGCCCCGCGTGGCGCTGCTGGCAGCGGCCGATGAGGTGCTCGACGAGCTTCCGGTGACCGTCGAAATCGCGACCATCGTAGCGCTGCAGGAACGGTGGCAGGCCGAAGGAGCCATCGTCGGCGGCCCGTTTCTTCTGGACACGGCTGTCTCGCCCGATATTGCCAGGGCGAGGCAAAGGGGGGGACGAGTAGCTGGCCAGGCCGAGGTTCTCGTCGGCCCCGATGTCCAGTCCGTGAACACCATGGCCAAAGGCATCACCTACTTTGCCGGCGGCCGAATGGCCGGGCTCGTGGTGGGAGCCAGGGTCCCACTGGTAGTCGGCTCGCGTGCCGACCCGCCCCGTACCAGGTTGGTCTGCATCGCGGCCGGGGCGCTGCTCGCTGCGCGGACCCTTGCGTCCTGA
- the cpgS gene encoding Cyclic 2,3-diphosphoglycerate synthetase, with the protein MTRTRVIIMGAAGRDFHNFNLCFRGNAAYDVVAFTATQIPNIEGRTYPPELAGQLYPAGIPIYPESDLVDLIRKHNADQVVFAYSDVPHESVMHKASLVLATGADFRLMGARDTMLKSSAPVVSVCAVRTGSGKSQTTRRISDILRQMDKRLVAVRHPMPYGNLVKQACQRFATYEDLDRHECTIEEREEYEPHLDRGTIVYAGVDYELILRSAEKEADVVLWDGGNNDLPFFKPDLHIVVADPHRAGHELRYHPGEANLRMADVVVINKIDTSEPEKIELVRANIRAINSKAIVIDAASPIFVDDPQAIRGAKVLVVEDGPTLTHGEMTYGAGIVAARRYGAAEIIDPRPYAVRSIAATFQKYPGTGTLLPAMGYGPQQVQDLEDTINATPCDLVIIATPIDLRRVLKINRPTQRVRYELQEIGQPTLQEVLSKAIS; encoded by the coding sequence ATGACCAGGACACGTGTCATCATCATGGGCGCCGCGGGCAGGGATTTCCACAACTTTAACCTGTGCTTTCGCGGCAACGCGGCCTACGACGTAGTTGCCTTCACGGCAACCCAGATCCCCAACATCGAGGGCCGCACTTATCCCCCCGAGCTGGCTGGCCAGCTCTATCCAGCAGGGATCCCCATCTACCCCGAAAGCGACCTCGTCGACCTGATCCGCAAACACAACGCCGACCAGGTCGTCTTTGCCTACAGTGACGTGCCGCACGAATCCGTCATGCACAAAGCATCGCTGGTCCTTGCCACCGGAGCCGATTTCCGGCTGATGGGCGCCCGTGATACCATGCTCAAGTCTTCCGCGCCCGTCGTGTCGGTGTGTGCGGTGCGCACTGGCAGCGGCAAGAGCCAGACCACGCGTCGCATCTCGGACATCCTCCGACAGATGGACAAGCGCCTGGTAGCTGTCCGCCATCCTATGCCCTATGGCAACCTGGTGAAACAGGCCTGCCAGCGCTTTGCCACCTACGAAGACCTCGACCGCCACGAGTGCACCATCGAGGAGCGTGAGGAATACGAGCCGCACCTCGACCGTGGCACGATTGTCTATGCTGGCGTCGATTATGAGTTGATCCTGCGCAGCGCAGAGAAGGAAGCCGACGTCGTCCTCTGGGACGGCGGCAACAACGATCTGCCGTTCTTCAAGCCCGACCTGCACATCGTTGTCGCCGATCCGCACCGCGCCGGCCACGAGCTGCGCTACCACCCCGGTGAGGCCAATCTGCGCATGGCCGATGTCGTCGTCATCAACAAGATAGACACGTCCGAGCCAGAAAAGATCGAGCTGGTGCGCGCCAACATCAGGGCCATCAACTCGAAGGCCATCGTCATCGACGCGGCCTCGCCTATCTTTGTGGACGATCCCCAGGCCATCCGCGGCGCCAAGGTACTCGTCGTCGAGGACGGCCCAACCCTGACCCACGGCGAAATGACCTACGGTGCGGGAATCGTCGCCGCGCGCCGTTACGGTGCGGCAGAAATCATCGACCCGCGCCCGTACGCGGTGCGCTCCATCGCCGCCACATTCCAGAAGTACCCGGGTACCGGAACTCTGCTTCCGGCTATGGGTTACGGGCCCCAGCAGGTTCAGGACCTGGAAGACACCATCAACGCCACTCCCTGTGATCTGGTCATCATTGCCACACCCATCGACCTGCGGCGTGTGCTCAAGATCAATCGACCCACACAGCGCGTCAGGTACGAGCTGCAGGAGATCGGCCAACCCACTCTGCAGGAGGTACTGAGCAAGGCCATCTCCTAG